A window of the Cuculus canorus isolate bCucCan1 chromosome 3, bCucCan1.pri, whole genome shotgun sequence genome harbors these coding sequences:
- the TUBE1 gene encoding tubulin epsilon chain: MTQSVVVQVGQCGNQVGCRFWELALREHAAVNQKGIYDEALSSFFRNVDTRNGGDGTDIYKGKICSLKARALLIDMEEGVVNEILQGPLRDVFDSKQLITDVSGSGNNWAVGHKLYGCQYRESIVEKLRKTAEHCDCLQCFFIIHSMGGGTGSGLGTFVLNLLEDEFPEVYRFVTSVYPSGEDDVITSPYNSVLAMKELNEHADCVLPIENESLFDIVNKIHQMTNSGKLGSTVKQNSLLTSSAGGAKITQEKPFDTMNNIVANLLLNLTSSARFEGSLNMDLNEISMNLVPFPRLHYLVSSLTPLYTLADVNVPPRRLDQMFSDAFSRDHQLIQADPKHSLYLACALLVRGNVQLSDLRRNIERLKPSLHFVSWNQEGWKTGLCSVPPVGHSHSLLALANNTCVKPTFIELKNRFMKLYKKKAHLHHYLHIDGMEQSCFSEAISSLSDLIEEYNELDATKGGPKTDPGRLKIAV; encoded by the exons ATGACCCAGTCCGTGGTGGTGCAGG TGGGGCAGTGCGGGAACCAGGTGGGCTGCCGGTTCTGGGAGCTGGCGCTGCGGGAACACGCCGCCGTCAACCAG aaagGAATTTATGATGAAGCATTAAGCAGTTTCTTTAGGAATGTTGATACAAG aaatgGTGGTGATGGTACTGATATTTATAAAGGGAAAATCTGCTCTTTAAAAGCACGA GCACTGTTGATTGACATGGAGGAGGGTGTGGTAAATGAAATTCTGCAGGGACCATTGAGGGATGTGTTTGATAGCAAGCAGCTTATCACAGATGTTTCTGGTTCAGGAAACAACTG GGCTGTAGGTCATAAGCTCTACGGCTGTCAGTACCGCGAAAGTATTGtggaaaagctgaggaaaactgCAGAACATTGTGACTGTCTACAGTGCTTTTTTATAATTCATTCCATGGGAGGTg GGACAGGATCTGGTCTTGGAACTTTTGTCCTAAATTTGCTTGAGGATGAATTCCCAGAAGTTTATAGATTTGTTACTTCAGTTTATCCCTCTGGTGAAGATGATGTTATTACTTCTCCATATAACAGTGTTCTGGCTATGAAGGAGCTTAATGAACACGCTGACTGTGTGCTACCGATAGAGAACGAA tcTCTGTTTGATATAGTTAATAAAATTCATCAGATGACCAATTCTGGGAAGCTAGGGTCAACTGTGAAGCAAAACAGCTTGTTAACATCAAGCGCAGGCGGTGCAAAAATTACACAAGAGAAGCCATTTGACACAATGAACAATATTGTAGCCAACTTGCTGCTAAACCTGACAAG CTCTGCTAGGTTTGAAGGATCCCTTAACATGGATCTTAATGAAATCAGCATGAATTTGGTTCCATTTCCTCGCCTGCATTACTTGGTTTCAAGCTTGACTCCTCTGTATACACTGGCTGATGTTAATGTACCTCCTagaag ATTGGATCAGatgttttcagatgcttttagTAGAGATCATCAACTAATTCAAGCAGATCCAAAGCATAGCCTCTACCTTGCCTGTGCACTTCTTGTTCGAGGAAATGTGCAGCTTTCAGACCTTCGCAGAAATATTGAAAG GTTGAAGCCTTCCTTGCACTTTGTCTCTTGGAATCAAGAGGGCTGGAAAACTGGATTGTGTTCAGTACCTCCTGTGGGCCATTCCCATTCTCTCCTGGCTTTAGCAAACAACACCTGTGTGAAACCAACTTTCATTGAACTTAAAAACAGATTTATGAAGCTCTACAAGAAAAAG GCTCACCTTCACCATTATCTGCATATAGATGGGATGGagcaaagctgtttttctgaagcCATATCATCTTTGTCTGACCTCATAGAAGAGTACAATGAACTGGATGCCACAAAAGGTGGGCCTAAAACAGATCCAGGAAGACTGAAGATAGCTGTTTAA